One region of Armigeres subalbatus isolate Guangzhou_Male chromosome 3, GZ_Asu_2, whole genome shotgun sequence genomic DNA includes:
- the LOC134227209 gene encoding phosphatidylinositol 3-kinase catalytic subunit type 3, translating to MNSSFPYVHSCDLNQKLQIKIGTLEGERRAHPYEKLLQQPILKFSGLNSEKCPPLKVSVQIYDEGKKVGLPVTSSYKSFLTRWSWNEWLTLPVLFSDLSRRSVLAVTIYDCAWSHGDATIVGGTSISLFGKTGVFRQGLYDLKIWTEVEADGNYRSKTPGKCSDFYNNQMQRLSKLAKKHRNGQIEKVDWLDRLTFREVELINEKEKRDSQFLYLMVEFPQLTLADKTCSVVYYEPDGDNKFLFVSKPKLVTVPDTETLQENLVERKHHRLSRSARSGLSDRDAKPTASVRDLLHSIVHRYSPTSTLSSEEQDLIWKYRFYLSAQKKALTKFLKCINWETGTEVRQALALLAKWAPMDVEDALELLNSSFNHPTVRRYAISRLDQALDDDLLLYLLQLVQALKYEHFDEILKSYANLPLEKDMLKSVEENPVDTNFEVFTESDEGDSMHLDGHDMIGSKSTITTENNSNGNESNVNNIEDVPVPSNLAMFLIQRACKNSTLANYLYWYLSIECEEETIRKQDERVRKMYRTVLQIFLRQLSTGSPELRTIHRSLKEQQKFIDNLVKLIKIVAKEPGNRKKKTEKFQTLLSDTDSLKINFSKFEPLSFPLDPNVRIRGIIAEKVTLFKSALMPSKLTFLTTGSTEYVAIFKHGDDLRQDQLILQMITLMDKLLQKENLDLKLTPYRVLATSSKHGFMQYIDSITVAEVLNTEGSILNFFRKHHPCETGPYGIVADVMETYIKSCAGYCVITYLLGVGDRHLDNLLLTNSGKLFHIDFGYILGRDPKPMPPPMKLSKEMVEAMGGLNSEYYQEFRKLCYTAFLHLRRHANVMLNLFGLMVDASIPDIALEPDKAVKKVEDNLRLDLSDEEAVQHLQNLLDISITAVMPALVEQIHKLAQYWRK from the exons ATGAATTCTTCATTTCCCTACGTTCATAGTTGTGATCTCAATCAAAAGTTACAGATAAAGAT TGGCACTTTGGAAGGGGAGCGACGAGCTCACCCCTACGAAAAGTTGCTGCAGCAGCCGATCCTTAAATTTTCCGGGTTGAACTCCGAAAAATGCCCTCCATTAAAAGTCAGTGTCCAGATCTATGACGAAGGTAAAAAAGTGGGCCTTCCTGTAACATCGTCGTATAAGAGCTTCCTAACCAGATGGAG TTGGAACGAGTGGTTAACTTTGCCAGTGTTGTTCAGTGACTTATCGCGTAGATCAGTGCTGGCAGTTACAATATATGACTGTGCTTGGAGTCATGGTGATGCAACaattgttggaggaacttccatatcATTATTTGGAAAGACCGGTGTATTTCGAcag GGATTATacgatttgaaaatttggaccGAAGTAGAAGCTGATGGCAATTATCGATCCAAAACTCCAGGAAAATGTAGCGATTTCTATAACAATCAAATGCAACGACTGTCCAAGCTGGCTAAGAAACACAGGAACGGACAAATTGAGAAA GTTGATTGGCTGGATCGTTTAACCTTCAGAGAAGTTGAGCTCATTAACGAAAAAGAGAAGCGGGATTCTCAGTTTCTTTATCTAATGGTAGAGTTTCCACAATTGACACTTGCGGATAAAACG TGCTCCGTTGTATACTACGAACCAGATGGAGATAATAAATTTCTTTTCGTCTCCAAACCTAAATTAGTTACTGTTCCAGACACTGAGACGTTGCAA gagaatttAGTTGAACGAAAACATCATCGTTTATCGCGTTCAGCAAGATCTGGACTATCAGACCGAGATGCAAAGCCAACGGCAAG TGTTCGTGACTTGCTGCATTCGATAGTACACCGATATTCACCGACATCCACGCTGAGTAGCGAGGAGCAAGATTTGATATGGAAGTATCGTTTCTACTTGAGTGCGCAGAAAAAAGCGTTGACTAAGTTTCTAAAATGCATCAACTGGGAGACAGGGACTGAAGTGCGCCAGGCCCTGGCTCTTCTGGCCAAGTGGGCTCCCATGGATGTAGAAGATGCCTTGGAACTGTTGAACTCATCGTTCAACCATCCCACAGTGCGACGCTATGCAATTTCCAGATTGGATCAAGCACTGGATGACGATCTGTTGTTGTACTTGCTCCAGCTCGTACAAGCGCTGAAGTAcgaacatttcgatgaaattctA AAATCTTATGCTAACCTTCCATTGGAAAAAGATATGTTGAAATCTGTTGAAGAAAACCCAGTGGACACTAATTTTGAAGTGTTCACGGAATCAGATG AAGGGGATTCAATGCATCTGGACGGTCACGATATGATAGGATCTAAATCTACCATTACAACCGAGAACAATTCTAATGGTAATGAATCTAATGTGAATAACATCGAAGATGTACCGGTACCTTCCAACCTTGCAATGTTTCTAATCCAACGAGCGTGCAAAAATTCCACATTGGCAAACTATCTATATTGGTATTTGTCGATAGAATGTGAAGAGGAAACAATAAGGAAGCAAGACGAGCGTGTGAGGAAGATGTATCGCACAGTTCTGCAGATATTTTTGCGACAGTTGTCAACAG GGAGTCCCGAACTCAGAACAATACATCGCAGCTTGAAAGAACAACAAAAGTTCATCGATAACCTTGTAAAACTTATCAAAATTGTCGCCAAGGAACCAGGAAATCGAAAGAAAAAGACCGAGAAATTCCAAACGCTGCTCTCTGATACAGATTCATTGAAAATCAACTTCTCCAAATTTGAACCACTATCGTTTCCACTGGATCCCAACGTTCGCATACGAGGAATAATTGCCGAAAAAGTAACTCTATTCAAAAGTGCGCTGATGCCTTCAAA atTAACATTTCTGACCACTGGATCAACAGAGTATGTAGCGATCTTCAAGCATGGCGATGATTTGCGACAGGATCAACTTATATTACAAATGATAACTCTAATGGACAAATTGTTACAGAAAGAAAATTTGGATTTAAAACTAACGCCCTATCGCGTACTGGCCACCAGTTCCAAGCATGGATTTATGCAGTACATCGATTCAATCACAGTGGCGGAGGTTCTTAATACCGAGGGAAGCATTTTGAACTTTTTCCGCAAACATCACCCATGCGAGACAGGACCGTACGGCATAGTGGCGGACGTAATGGAGACGTACATAAAAAGTTGTGCCGGCTATTGTGTCATTACATATCTGTTAG GTGTGGGTGACCGGCATTTGGACAATCTACTGTTAACGAATTCCGGGAAGTTGTTCCACATTGATTTTGGGTACATACTTGGAAGAGATCCCAAACCGATGCCTCCGCCGATGAAACTCAGTAAGGAAATGGTGGAAGCGATGGGCGGTCTCAACTCTGAGTACTACCAAGAGTTTAGAAAACTTTGTTATACCGCCTTCCTGCATCTGCGGAGACATGCCAATGTTATGCTGAACCTCTTCGGATTGATGGTGGATGCATCCATTCCGGACATTGCTTTAGAACCCGACAAGGCTGTTAAGAAAGTGGAGGATAACTTGCGGCTTGATTTGTCAGATGAAGAAGCTGTGCAGCACTTACAGAATTTACTCGACATTTCAATTACCGCTGTGATGCCTGCTTTAGTCGAACAAATTCATAAACTAGCGCAATATTGGAGAAAATAG
- the LOC134227211 gene encoding uncharacterized protein LOC134227211 isoform X2 has protein sequence MDREAVECTADDLYSGYKDNSQLASARTKVHKMSVVETGGLPYLLRLVLGTPYMLTTNVDVEDGIVNGAIGELMHVEYNEGNSQQQAITRLWMAFENESIGKMLRVKARPLVYSRPGVLQTGWTPIVKRSANVTLNGDVKCKRVQFPVVSACALTVHKSQGGTFSEVVYNYDKGQEQQLVYVGLSRVTSIDGLYLTNASNSFRFHHGKGSMTPRMNDLRTELERLSNHRMRTITDDIMEAITANKLACTLMSINVQSLNAHSSDIATDRVLTAVDLLAMSETWLDNGTTTNINGYLCVCQEKRDGTRAGGVAIFERAGSSTMAVSHAITKLNESYDPALSVADEYGDCCAAEVSIMETRTLLFAVYISPGTTLKQKKYFLVRNLIKYTHVAMPVVVSGDFNIDVTKEENRDFIWFMKQFLYLDCASDPTIATTLGGTCLDLTFTRNVSVECRRYCTYFSYHRPILSILAVSREPMPSQ, from the exons ATGGATCGAGAGGCTGTCGAATGTACTGCAGATGACCTATACTCTGGTTATAAGGACAATTCCCAGCTGGCCAGTGCTCGCACAAAGGTGCATAAGATGAGTGTAGTAGAGACTGGTGGCTTACCGTATCTGTTGCGTCTTGTTCTTGGTACACCTTATATGCTGACCACCAACGTGGATGTCGAAGATGGCATCGTGAACGGAGCGATCGGAGAGCTCATGCATGTTGAGTACAACGAAGGAAACTCGCAGCAACAGGCAATCACGAGGCTTTGGATGGCATTCGAAAATGAGTCCATTGGGAAGATGTTGAGAGTGAAGGCCAGACCGCTGGTGTATTCGAGACCTGGGGTGCTACAAACAGGCTGGACTCCAATCGTCAAACGATCGGCGAACGTAACCCTTAACGGTGATGTTAAGTGCAAAAGAGTTCAGTTTCCCGTTGTAAGTGCGTGTGCCCTCACAGTCCATAAGTCCCAGGGAGGCACATTCTCGGAAGTCGTATATAATTACGATAAGGGTCAGGAACAGCAGCTAGTTTACGTTGGTCTTTCCAGGGTTACATCAATCGACGGATTGTATCTGACGAATGCCAGTAACTCATTCCGGTTCCACCACGGAAAGGGTTCTATGACCCCTAGAATGAACGACCTTCGGACGGAACTTGAACGTTTGAGTAACCATCGTATGCGCACCATTACAGACGATATCATGGAAGCTATAACCGCAAACAAGTTGGCTTGTACGTTGATGAGCATCAATGTACAAAGTTTGAATGCACACTCGTCGGACATTGCAACAGATCGGGTGCTTACCGCcgttgatttgcttgcaatgaGCGAAACTTGGCTTGACAACGGCACAACCACAAACATCAATGGATACCTTTGTGTTTGTCAAGAGAAGCGTGACGGAACAAGAGCGGGAGGAGTGGCAATATTTGAACGTGCTGGTTCGTCGACTATGGCCGTTTCTCACGCCATTACGAAGCTCAATGAAAGCTATGACCCAGCATTGAGTGTAGCAGACGAATATGGGGACTGCTGTGCTGCAGAGGTTTCAATCATGGAAACCCGCACGTTACTGTTTGCGGTATATATTTCACCAG gCACCACCCTGAAGCAAAAGAAATATTTCTTAGTGCGCAACCTCATAAAGTACACCCATGTTGCCATGCCCGTGGTAGTGTCGGGAGACTTTAATATTGATGTGACGAAAGAGGAGAACAGAGATTTCATCTGGTTCATGAAGCAGTTTCTCTATCTGGATTGTGCTTCGGATCCAACTATAGCGACTACTCTGGGTGGCACATGTCTCGATCTAACGTTCACCCGGAACGTAAGTGTGGAATGCAGGAGATACTGCACGTACTTCTCCTACCACCGGCCTATTTTGTCGATTCTTGCGGTGTCCCGAg AACCGATGCCATCCCAGTGA
- the LOC134227211 gene encoding uncharacterized protein LOC134227211 isoform X1, which translates to MDREAVECTADDLYSGYKDNSQLASARTKVHKMSVVETGGLPYLLRLVLGTPYMLTTNVDVEDGIVNGAIGELMHVEYNEGNSQQQAITRLWMAFENESIGKMLRVKARPLVYSRPGVLQTGWTPIVKRSANVTLNGDVKCKRVQFPVVSACALTVHKSQGGTFSEVVYNYDKGQEQQLVYVGLSRVTSIDGLYLTNASNSFRFHHGKGSMTPRMNDLRTELERLSNHRMRTITDDIMEAITANKLACTLMSINVQSLNAHSSDIATDRVLTAVDLLAMSETWLDNGTTTNINGYLCVCQEKRDGTRAGGVAIFERAGSSTMAVSHAITKLNESYDPALSVADEYGDCCAAEVSIMETRTLLFAVYISPGTTLKQKKYFLVRNLIKYTHVAMPVVVSGDFNIDVTKEENRDFIWFMKQFLYLDCASDPTIATTLGGTCLDLTFTRNVSVECRRYCTYFSYHRPILSILAVSRGKTNDLELNIVLFISYVILF; encoded by the exons ATGGATCGAGAGGCTGTCGAATGTACTGCAGATGACCTATACTCTGGTTATAAGGACAATTCCCAGCTGGCCAGTGCTCGCACAAAGGTGCATAAGATGAGTGTAGTAGAGACTGGTGGCTTACCGTATCTGTTGCGTCTTGTTCTTGGTACACCTTATATGCTGACCACCAACGTGGATGTCGAAGATGGCATCGTGAACGGAGCGATCGGAGAGCTCATGCATGTTGAGTACAACGAAGGAAACTCGCAGCAACAGGCAATCACGAGGCTTTGGATGGCATTCGAAAATGAGTCCATTGGGAAGATGTTGAGAGTGAAGGCCAGACCGCTGGTGTATTCGAGACCTGGGGTGCTACAAACAGGCTGGACTCCAATCGTCAAACGATCGGCGAACGTAACCCTTAACGGTGATGTTAAGTGCAAAAGAGTTCAGTTTCCCGTTGTAAGTGCGTGTGCCCTCACAGTCCATAAGTCCCAGGGAGGCACATTCTCGGAAGTCGTATATAATTACGATAAGGGTCAGGAACAGCAGCTAGTTTACGTTGGTCTTTCCAGGGTTACATCAATCGACGGATTGTATCTGACGAATGCCAGTAACTCATTCCGGTTCCACCACGGAAAGGGTTCTATGACCCCTAGAATGAACGACCTTCGGACGGAACTTGAACGTTTGAGTAACCATCGTATGCGCACCATTACAGACGATATCATGGAAGCTATAACCGCAAACAAGTTGGCTTGTACGTTGATGAGCATCAATGTACAAAGTTTGAATGCACACTCGTCGGACATTGCAACAGATCGGGTGCTTACCGCcgttgatttgcttgcaatgaGCGAAACTTGGCTTGACAACGGCACAACCACAAACATCAATGGATACCTTTGTGTTTGTCAAGAGAAGCGTGACGGAACAAGAGCGGGAGGAGTGGCAATATTTGAACGTGCTGGTTCGTCGACTATGGCCGTTTCTCACGCCATTACGAAGCTCAATGAAAGCTATGACCCAGCATTGAGTGTAGCAGACGAATATGGGGACTGCTGTGCTGCAGAGGTTTCAATCATGGAAACCCGCACGTTACTGTTTGCGGTATATATTTCACCAG gCACCACCCTGAAGCAAAAGAAATATTTCTTAGTGCGCAACCTCATAAAGTACACCCATGTTGCCATGCCCGTGGTAGTGTCGGGAGACTTTAATATTGATGTGACGAAAGAGGAGAACAGAGATTTCATCTGGTTCATGAAGCAGTTTCTCTATCTGGATTGTGCTTCGGATCCAACTATAGCGACTACTCTGGGTGGCACATGTCTCGATCTAACGTTCACCCGGAACGTAAGTGTGGAATGCAGGAGATACTGCACGTACTTCTCCTACCACCGGCCTATTTTGTCGATTCTTGCGGTGTCCCGAggtaaaactaatgatttagaaTTAAACATAGTTCTCTTCATCAGTTATGTTATTTTATTCTAG